The Vicia villosa cultivar HV-30 ecotype Madison, WI linkage group LG1, Vvil1.0, whole genome shotgun sequence genome includes a region encoding these proteins:
- the LOC131616593 gene encoding uncharacterized protein LOC131616593, producing the protein MTDEEQKCDTLSLSSSSSSSSSPLPEEELQHMPLAPLAWNNRKRLSKQLSMCEKPRDIAWERKRRQERRRSSIAHECVCDDITDDDLHELKGCIELGFGFNEEDGQKLCNTLPALDLYFAVNRGLSPSPVSTPQSRASSLGARSSSFGSPRSDADSWKICSPGDDPELVKTKLRHWAQAVACSVMQSS; encoded by the exons ATGACCGACGAAGAGCAAAAGTGTGACACATTGTCAttgtcatcatcatcttcttcatcttcttctccgtTACCGGAGGAAGAGTTGCAGCATATGCCATTGGCGCCGTTGGCGTGGAACAACAGGAAGAGGCTATCGAAACAGCTGTCGATGTGCGAGAAGCCGAGAGACATTGCTTGGGAGAGAAAGAGGAGACAAGAGAGAAGGAGGAGTAGTATTGCTCATGAatgtgtttgtgatgatataacgGATGATGATTTGCATGAGCTTAAGGGATGCATTGAGCTTGGGTTTGGATTCAATGAGGAAGATGGTCAGAAATTGTGTAATACATTGCCTGCACTTGATCTTTATTTTGCTGTTAATAGAGGTTTGTCGCCTAGCCCCGTTTCTACGCCTCAGAGTCGTGCTTCTTCTCTTGGGGCACGTTCTTCTTCCTTTGGAAGCCCTAGGAGTGATGCTGATTCATGGAAGATTTGTAGCCCAG GTGATGACCCAGAATTGGTGAAGACCAAGTTAAGACATTGGGCTCAAGCGGTTGCATGTTCGGTAATGCAATCTTCTTAA